The nucleotide window TTTTATCTCGGGGTTTATTCTGAATTTAATAAAAGATAAGAACTCTAATTCACTTATCCGCCTGGGCCGAAACAGTACGTTGGCCTAAATCTCCTGGCATCCATATTCAACGCCTGTATTTGTATACGATACATTCAACTCAAAAAAAAATTTTGTATACGATACATGACAAAGACCCGGATTTGTGAGTCCTATGTGACGATTGGTAGATCTCCGTAGCTGGAGCACACGCAATGCTCATCCCTAATATAGCCCAGCGTGAGACGCCCTGTAGTCACGGGCCTTAAAACAATGGGCCTACCACGATGTGCCAGCCTACTAAGTTCTGCTGCTGCTTCGTGAGATATATATTTTCTGATCGCTAATACTTGGACACGGACGTCCGCCCCTATCCATACGCTGTCATTATGGGCCTGCGCAACGAACAGCCCAACACAAGTGATCTTTCCCATCACATTTGCATCTGGCTGTCGGAGCATCACCGCGCATCCACCGCTGCACTGCCCCCTTCCCCCACCGCGCATCCACCGCTTCACCGCCCCCTTCCCCCACCGCGTGCTTGTCCCCCGCGCACACAACGTCCTTTCCCATGCCGCACCGAAGCCATCGCCGGCCATACCGCGCCACCATCCCGCGCCTCGCCCCTATCCACCGGCACGCGCCCCTGTCCACCtcgctcgccatggccatggcaggcaccacgccaccaccaccccgcCGCCACCAGGAGGAGGTCACTGTCAATCCGGTCTTCGTCTTTCGCACGGCAAGAAGGGGAGGCCTGCGCACGCTGAGCTATTTGTTCCCGACGTTATCTCTGGACCTAGCTTGCTGGTTACtgcagttccccaccaggtaggccatggCTGCCGGCAATGCTGTGTTTGATGTGTTttaggtgtttccaacttatgtttcaagtgtttcatttgaatgttgcaaaagtcgatctggaatgttgcatatgttgcaatggtaatatacacatgttgcaagcgtatgtttcaagtgtttcagacgtttgtttcaaatgtttcatatggatgtttcaaaagttgatctggtgttacacatgttgcaatggctatactcgCATGTTTCAAatacatgttttaagtgtttcatttgtTTAACGCtcagtgtttcatctgtttgacaaatgtttcatctggatgtttcaaaagtagatcttgtgTTGTAGGCCGCTATCCGCATGCTGCTGCTGGTGCGCTGCCGTGGTTCATGTGACGACCTACAGTTGCCTCCACAATGCGCATCCATAAGCAGGGCAGGTGGGCGCGGGGGTGCGGTTCTGCCATGCGGGGCGTAGGCCGCGGTTTTGGACGCTGGGGCTAGTTGGAAACGGGACGGAGTACGTGGGATGCGGTGTAGGTACGGGTTGTGGGAGCTGCGTTCAGACGTAGGACTGAGACTAGATGTCCGGACTCTAGCCTTACCAGATAACCGCCGACTTGTGTAAGGAAAACAGAGCACGTGAGAGCAACTCCAGTCCTCGGAGTTGAGACGCGATCGAGTTACATATAGGCCTGAGTAAAATCAACGAGTCAGAGCCGCTCTCTAGGCAATCGAAATGCTTCGAGAATGAAGGGATTCCAAGCAAGGACTCGCTACGAGAAAGACAGCACACGAGATCGAATACCGAACCGAACTAACTGTGACTAAGATTGAAGTGACTAAGATTTGAGGTTTTCGACCACTAGTTCGGTCCCGAGTCCATGCTACCCAAATTTTTTACGGTTATTTCAGTTATATGCCTTGGGTAACCGAATTCACTGAGCATTTGGTTTTTATTGACATAATGTGTACTTTAGACTATTATTAATGATATAATATTTATTCTAGTGGATTTATATCAACCTATGATGTATTGTTATTTTTTCCTTCAAATAGAAAGAATACTGCTAAAATTTACTATAAATTATACTATTTAGTTGTTGTTTTGTCTAATCGAGTTAGTTCTTTCATGATCGAGATCTAATCGAACCAACCTAGATCGAACTTGGTTGGTCCTGAGTTTTAAAAGTAACCGATCGGTTTTCTTTTGTAGATGACCAAACTTTCAAAATGATCGAAGAAGAGATCGATTCTGTTTGGTACCGAACGCGCAGGCGTAAGAGCAGCGAGCTGAGCCGATCCCCTCCTCGGGCGACGCGGCAGAGCCGCACACGCAGTTTCAAAGCCAACTGGTTCGGTCCACCCGCACTGCGGCCGACGCCTATCCTATCCATCGTGACATCGTCGGTCAGCCGGACCCCATCCCCATGTTTGTCGGCTTGTCGATCGTTTCTCGATCCCTAGGCTCCTCCGGCCGTCCCGTTGCGAGACCTCTGCGTCGTTTGCGACGGCGACACAAACATGCGCCGAACCCGTGGACTCCCGCGAGATGTCAAACGCTGATGATGCACGCGGGAGCGGAAGGCGACGTGCGGTTAGCTTTTGTGCTCCGGTTTCTGATCAGCGCTGCACACGTCGACGAGACGACGCATGAGCTGATATATATATGAGCATGCCGGGCGGTTGTCCTCTCGCTCCCGAGATTGCTACGCTACACAAAAGAAGTTGGTCGCGGGTGCATCCGTGTGCCGTTCCAGCTGACTGTGCACAACCTAGTCAGGATTATACCAAAATACACCGAGTTACCGAGACTCCACGACCTCAACCTTTGCGCTTGCAGTAGTTTAATTTAATTAATTAACGACGTGGTGACGACAAGACGCGCACTACTAATTAGTTGGTCATCTGGATGTCTCCCATGGAGTCTCTTTCAGACAGCGGCACAAAAAAAATTGACTACTAGCAGTGAAAGAGTCAAAATCTGTCGCCCGTGCACATATGCATGTTTTGACCAGATGACCCCCACGAGCTCTGGCCTCTGGACTGTGGAGCATCTATCTATCTGCGCCAAGCTACCATGCATGGGTTTGTGCACATGTACCGAACATATGTATGCATGCAAACGGAAGCGACGAACGTGGGGAAAGAGAGAGTGCTTCGGTACCCTCCCGTAAATTTCTTGGTTTGGCGACGCATCCAAATCCAAACTGATCACGTCCAGCTCAGCCGTCGCAAAGTCCAAGGCTTGCCAACCTTTTGTTCGGATGCATGTGACTTCACACATCGACGCGCCCCCTGATGGACCTCACCTCATGCAGGGGTCCATCTCGCCCATCCACCCAACCTGTTGCGTCAACTCTTGTACTGAGGCAAGCTGACCATGCTCGGCATGTATATGCCACTCAGCCACTGTGCAATTTGCGAGTACGTCTTTACTGAAAGAAATGGAGTGAGGAGCGTGTCCGAGAAGTGAAGGAAGCGAGCTTCGCAAGGAAGATAAGGTTGGATCGATGCCCCAGATTTGTCTTAGCATTGACCATTCGGCCTTGATCACACCACATGTAGTATTTTGGTTGACACTCATTTTATATCAGCCCGGAGATCAGAGTTAGGCGCTGTGCATGTTGCAAGGGTGGCTGTGGCTCTCACTCTAATCAATCATCAATCACTTATTCGCTTGCTCCAATGAAGATGCACGAATGATTAGTCCTCCTTGCTTATCGAAGCTAAAAGGATGTTACACACTCGCCTAATTGCCAGTGatccctgttgttgattagctGGTGTGTTTCGTCGTCGGTCTTCACACACGCACACCCATAGAAAACCACTATGATACGTTCACCGACATGATATATATTCTTTCCCATGTCAGCATCGACACTAGCTACCACCTGATCGATCTTGATGCCAACTGATCATTCAGTTCAGGCACCAAACTGCTTTTAGTTGATCACATGCACGCATATGCTATGCACACAGACAAACAAACACAAGATTGAAATCAGTGGCGACGAATTTTGTTGCATTAGTACATTCATCTATGGCTTGTACAGATGGGACTTGCGTTGGATTCCGACAAAATTCAACGGACGTACGTACAATTCACCGTACAAAACAAACAAGAGATTCAACAAGGAGTTCAGTTCAATGATCAGAACTAATGAAACGATGGTGCATTGGTGCGCTGACATCTCACCAAACATATAACACTCTGGACCCACTAACAGTTCCAACTTCAATCAACCAAGcacagcaacagcaacagctaCAGCACACACCACAAGGATACAACACTCGCGCCAAGGGAGAAGAACAGCAGCTTCTTCCGATCCTCTCCGTCTTTTCTCTTCCAAAGTTCCAATCCCAAATAACGACCGTACACGTACGTACGGGCGGTAGTATAGTATATACGCAGAACAAGACAGTCGCCGCCGGTGGATTGACTGGCCGATCCGATCAGTGCGTCGGCGGCGAGGAGGGGTCCGGCGACGGGATCATGCCGCCGTGGGTGTTGGTGTTTGCCGTGGGCGGCCCGTAGTCCATGGTCGTGTACGCCATCTCCTCCGGCAGCAGGCGGCCGACGAGGGGCGCCGCGCGCCGCTCGTCGTTGTGCCGCAGCGCCTGCACCTTCCGCGCTTCCACCAGCCCTGCGCTCCATCACAACCCACACATCCATCGACCAAAGGCACCGACATGAGTACGGCGATATGAGATGAATTGGAAGAGCGTGCAGCGGTAGCCAGGCCGGGCGGCCGCGCCGTGCTTACCCTGCGAGAAGGAGAGCGCGAGGAGGGCCGGGACCAGGAGGAGAGCGAGAAGGAACCTCTGCTTGGCCATTGCAGTTGGGGCCAGAGAGAGACGGGGGAAGCCGGAAAACAGAGGGCGGGGGTGATGGGGTGGGAGCATCGAGGAGGACGGAGAGTGGTGCCGTGGGCTTTAAATGAGGCTTTCGGCGGATTCGAAACTGCCGGGGCACCTTCGCCCGCCTTCCAACGTGCCTCACCGCCACCTCTGAGGCTGGCACCTGGGGGCCCCGCCTGCCCACCTCTGCCCTCTGCCTTGCCGGCCCGTTGCCCGAACGGAGGGGCCGCCTCACcaaaaggatatggacattccGGGTCTATTTAGTCTGTGTTTAGTTGGAGGGAAAGTTGAAATTTGGGTACGatagtatttttgtttttatttggtaaatagtatttaatcatgggctaattaggctcaaaatgttcgtctcgcgatttccaaccaaactgtgcaattagctttttttgtctacatttaatgctccatgcatgtatcgcaagattcgatgtgatgagtacTATAACACTTTTTTGGAACTCTTTTTAGAACTGAACATGGGCTTAGAACACAGAATTTTTGTAGGAATGATATAGAAATCAGTTTATTTTTTTTTCCAGAAAACATAGAAACAGAAAATTTTTCACTACGTTCCAAATAAACCATAAGATGTTGTTGGGCAGAGGAGGTTTGAATTCAGAATTCGAGCACGTTTGGAGTAGAGCTCACGCCGGTGATATGATCTAGATGGTCAGAGGGATGAATAGCATATAAAAATctctacaaattcactagagcaaGGTGGTTAGTAATTAAAACGGTAACTATACAAACTACTAGCTCTAGCTCTAATACACCACAAGCAAGCTGCTACACAATTCTAGTTATTAGAAACTACAAATTGCGATAGCTCCTTGGCCAGAAACCCTGTCCACGTCGCTCCAAATGTTCCTAGCCATCGGATCTTCAGTTCGACGCTCCAGATTCCTTGAAGCGGATTCTCGCCGACGACCGATTCTCTTGCTTCCGGTTGGCTTCTCCCCCTTATCCTTCGCTTCTCCCGCTTCTCGTCCGAATCCGGAAAACCAAATATATGTTGCGGCTCCTGCTTCTCCTTGCAGATtcttccctcctctctctctcttagtCTCTCCCcatcgctctctccctctccatctcGACGCGACCACGGCAATGGGCGCGCCCAGggtgcggtggcggcggccgccctcctcctcctccgtctcctcttcctcctccgcccTCCCTCGCCTATCTCTCACCTACATTTCTCccttcccttcctctctctccccttccttcCCGATGCTGCAGTAGGTGCCAGGCGACGGCGCCCCTGTGGGCAGTGCGCCGGAGTAGGAGGGGCTCGAtgaccctctccctctcccccatcCTCCGTGTGGGCTCCTCAACACATTCTCGCGCTGGGGAGTGAAAGGTCCtagtggctagagggggtgaatagcctattaaaaatctataacaacACTAAGCCAAAAaggttagataaatatgaggcaaagcaagttttgtgctagcctactaaaatgcaagccacctaccacaacttTAGTTGCTATAGTCTCTAATCACACAAAGGCTAGGTCACtatcactaagttagtgagctctcaaagactaactaaagagcctcactaaccaaactacacaagcaagaaaggtagctctcaaaactaattacactaaaaagcttagctacactaggaaagtaaTGCAAGATAGGTAGAGATGATATACCgccatggcaagtgatcaatcacaatgaatatcaaggagacaatgatgacacaatcaatTTTTCATCTGAGATTcaattgcttgccggcaagctagttcccattgtggcgattcactcacttagaggttcatgtgctaataggcatcatacgcctaacccgcaaccgggtgatgcacaaccaacacaagatgaggatccacaagccacgcacaatccactagagttgcctttggcactCCACCGGAGAAGgcataagaacccctcacaatcacaatgatcagagacagagacaatcaccttcctccgctcgatgatccaccaatcaccaGACCATCTTGGTGtcgacaaacaccaagagtaagaaGTTCTCCAGtagcccaaatcgcccaactagtgccacaagatgctagaccactaagcaatgcactagaggctcaccaatctcactcaagatgatgaaatcaagtgtgcaagtgagtggagtggtgtgcttagCTTCCAAAGGGTGTATGCAGGTGTAAGAGGTGCCAAGAGAGTAGCCAAGGCTGGTCGcaccctctatttataagcccacaagtaAAAAGAGTCGTTACCCCTTTGGACCTGTCTTTGTGGGGTCATAGGACACGgcggtggtggcaccgccctagagGTGGCGGTGCCCCCCAATGGTCGGTCCAACGGTTAGTTTGACTGGCCaggtgaaagtgcatttgccccctatgtgggttttggtgtattgatgacatccaaattagggactaatgtgatcttaatgagatatgttgcagctattagtcccatgaaagattcaaagagttgataaagatgaaatggtatccctcaattcttgaagttgtaaaggcggacgaactcaaaacgatcgccaaaggttttaattttgtttttgagtttaggatccaccgcactataaagagggatgcaagtttagttggtctgagaaagatagagtgctcaagcatttaaataaaatcaaaagagagtcactctagcacttcacgagcacataaaataattttctgtgactttcaATATCGGAAGTCCTGatgtatgtcggaactcccgacagtcggaagtctcgacctaagccaggagtcccgacacctatgcttctgactgctcgctgtctgtgcacgtcggaagtcc belongs to Miscanthus floridulus cultivar M001 chromosome 4, ASM1932011v1, whole genome shotgun sequence and includes:
- the LOC136551761 gene encoding uncharacterized protein, yielding MAKQRFLLALLLVPALLALSFSQGLVEARKVQALRHNDERRAAPLVGRLLPEEMAYTTMDYGPPTANTNTHGGMIPSPDPSSPPTH